One Psychrosphaera aestuarii DNA window includes the following coding sequences:
- a CDS encoding VWA domain-containing protein — protein sequence MNDFHFIRPEWFLLFIPLAVIWFFKLRDKQQSDWQQWIPKHLANTLFANTKQLSSNRLVIGLGIVWLILTIALAGPTWQKIEKPVFKSQVANVIVLDMSMSMRSTDVKPDRLTKAKFKAIDLAKSLGDSEVGLVAYAGDAFTISPLTQDARNIAALIPSLAPEIMPIPGSYPLLGLEQAQSLMQQAGYLSGQIFWITDGVVYDDVAELNKLAATTAYQINVLSVGTRSGAPIKMLDGGLLKDDTGSIVMPKVNESALADIANTSGGTYQRFTANDKDITTLVDRSQQQKLSNSANELESTNSEITGDDWQEFGPYLILIVMPLILVLFRRGVTLSVFLCGILFIGGLTPNVASAAANTNVNAPKSADEASGDTILNTMFKTDDQRASQAFKQQQYAKAKDLFENEQWKGAAAYKAADYEQALEYFSKDKSAEGYYNQGNALAQMMEIDKAIEAYDKAIQLNPNLQDAKSNKDILEKLKEQQQQQNGDQQQNDSQNSENSNSEADKRQQSESEQSESEQSEQSNSAQSQQEKSQQQNESEKNQSQQSDQQNTPSEQQSNNESDSQQNQQQNTQQQAQQQSELDEQTGEQGEQNQQPLTPEQIAEKEQQQKIKQLLRKVDDDPSVLLRNKMILESRRRQQERRRVKGATKSW from the coding sequence ATGAATGATTTTCATTTTATTCGTCCAGAATGGTTTTTACTCTTTATTCCGTTGGCAGTTATCTGGTTTTTTAAACTCAGAGATAAACAACAAAGTGATTGGCAACAGTGGATCCCAAAACATTTAGCGAACACCTTGTTTGCAAATACCAAACAGCTATCGAGTAACAGACTTGTGATTGGCTTAGGTATCGTTTGGTTAATTTTAACCATTGCATTAGCAGGGCCTACTTGGCAAAAAATTGAAAAGCCTGTCTTTAAGTCTCAAGTAGCGAATGTCATCGTTCTTGATATGTCGATGTCGATGAGAAGTACAGATGTAAAGCCTGATAGACTAACAAAAGCTAAGTTTAAAGCGATCGATTTAGCTAAGTCTTTAGGCGATAGTGAAGTTGGTTTAGTCGCATACGCCGGAGATGCATTTACCATTTCACCATTAACACAAGATGCTCGAAATATTGCGGCATTAATTCCAAGCTTGGCGCCTGAGATCATGCCTATTCCAGGTAGTTATCCATTACTAGGGTTAGAACAAGCGCAATCATTAATGCAACAGGCTGGATATCTTTCAGGTCAGATTTTTTGGATAACAGATGGTGTTGTATATGATGACGTTGCCGAACTGAATAAATTAGCAGCGACAACAGCTTACCAAATAAATGTCTTGTCTGTCGGCACCAGATCTGGCGCACCGATTAAAATGCTCGATGGTGGTTTATTAAAAGACGATACCGGCAGTATCGTCATGCCAAAAGTAAATGAATCTGCTTTAGCTGATATTGCCAATACATCGGGGGGCACCTATCAACGTTTTACCGCCAATGATAAAGATATTACAACGCTAGTCGATCGTTCCCAGCAACAGAAACTAAGCAATAGCGCTAATGAATTAGAGTCAACAAATAGCGAGATCACCGGTGACGATTGGCAAGAGTTTGGCCCTTATCTAATTTTAATTGTAATGCCGTTAATATTAGTCTTGTTTAGACGCGGAGTGACACTGTCTGTATTTTTATGTGGCATTTTATTTATTGGCGGACTGACACCAAACGTAGCCAGCGCCGCGGCAAACACTAATGTAAATGCTCCAAAGTCTGCCGATGAAGCATCTGGTGACACAATATTAAATACTATGTTTAAAACCGATGACCAACGGGCCAGCCAAGCCTTTAAACAACAACAATATGCCAAAGCTAAAGATTTGTTTGAAAATGAACAGTGGAAAGGCGCAGCCGCATACAAAGCGGCCGACTACGAACAAGCTCTAGAATATTTCAGTAAAGACAAAAGCGCCGAGGGTTATTACAACCAAGGCAATGCGTTGGCACAAATGATGGAAATAGACAAAGCAATCGAGGCTTACGATAAAGCAATTCAGCTCAATCCAAATCTTCAAGATGCCAAATCAAACAAAGACATTTTAGAAAAGCTTAAAGAGCAACAGCAACAGCAGAACGGCGATCAGCAACAAAACGACAGTCAGAATTCCGAGAACTCTAACTCTGAGGCAGACAAGAGACAACAATCAGAGTCAGAGCAATCTGAGTCAGAACAGTCAGAACAATCGAATTCGGCGCAATCTCAACAAGAGAAGTCTCAACAACAAAATGAGTCTGAAAAAAACCAGTCACAGCAAAGCGACCAACAAAATACGCCGTCTGAACAACAAAGCAATAATGAGAGTGATTCACAGCAAAACCAACAACAAAATACTCAGCAGCAAGCTCAACAACAAAGTGAACTTGATGAACAAACCGGCGAACAAGGCGAACAGAATCAACAACCGCTAACGCCAGAGCAAATTGCCGAGAAAGAACAACAACAAAAAATAAAA
- a CDS encoding vWA domain-containing protein, which yields MFSFEWVWLAILLPLPLVIWLLPEKESDKPALYLPTFGLLTEQSQTSNPLRFPWVWFLVWSALVFASMRPQWLGEPITVPQEGREMIVAVDLSASMNEEDMKIQGQTVNRLTMLKYVLNDFIERRVGDRLGLILFADTAYVQTPLTFDRATVKQMLEEAELGLVGDKTAIGDALGLAAKRFNDKGESNRILILLTDGQNTAGNITPNEALEIAKQTGIKVYTIGIGADEMLVRSFFGTRKVNPSADLDESLLTKIAKETGGQYFRARNTSELATIYDLLDKLEPVEDDPIQLRPQQALFYWPLGFALLLSAGYILFLLLKRRIRS from the coding sequence ATGTTTAGTTTTGAGTGGGTCTGGTTAGCGATACTGTTACCTTTGCCTCTTGTTATTTGGCTTTTGCCAGAGAAAGAGTCTGACAAACCAGCTTTATACTTACCAACGTTTGGGCTGTTAACAGAACAGAGTCAAACATCAAACCCGTTGCGCTTTCCCTGGGTATGGTTTTTGGTATGGTCGGCCTTAGTATTTGCAAGCATGCGTCCCCAATGGTTGGGTGAGCCTATCACCGTGCCACAGGAAGGACGCGAAATGATTGTTGCCGTTGATTTATCTGCGTCGATGAACGAAGAAGACATGAAAATCCAAGGTCAAACGGTTAACCGATTAACAATGTTAAAATACGTTCTAAATGACTTTATTGAGCGTCGCGTGGGTGACCGACTAGGCCTTATCTTATTTGCCGATACAGCCTACGTGCAAACTCCGCTAACTTTTGACCGTGCGACCGTGAAACAAATGTTGGAAGAAGCAGAACTTGGATTAGTTGGAGATAAAACCGCTATCGGTGACGCACTTGGGCTTGCAGCTAAACGATTTAATGACAAAGGTGAATCTAATCGTATCTTAATATTACTTACCGATGGCCAGAATACCGCAGGTAATATCACACCAAATGAAGCGTTAGAAATTGCCAAACAAACCGGTATAAAAGTTTACACCATAGGCATTGGCGCCGATGAAATGTTAGTTAGAAGCTTTTTTGGAACTCGTAAAGTAAACCCATCCGCTGATTTAGACGAAAGCTTGTTAACAAAAATTGCCAAAGAAACGGGTGGCCAATACTTTAGAGCACGAAACACTTCTGAGTTAGCCACTATTTACGACTTGTTAGATAAATTAGAGCCGGTGGAAGATGATCCTATTCAACTGCGACCACAACAAGCTCTCTTTTACTGGCCTTTGGGTTTTGCTCTACTTTTATCCGCTGGTTACATTTTATTTTTATTACTTAAAAGGCGAATCAGATCATGA
- a CDS encoding DUF4381 domain-containing protein, giving the protein MQNNPLYQLKDIQTPDPIGFWPLAWGWWLIIVLSIVILAFTIKWLIRYISNNKAKKQALAMLAEISKEPHPHKTVIAINDILKRVMLVYLSREQVASLNSASWANLLNTLASDKHKITADYVELAYQPKCSAQKADAYLEQAKAWIKHTLPLSSTQKLAAHNIVAQRINAPQSLHQNMAKEQSHV; this is encoded by the coding sequence ATGCAGAACAATCCACTATATCAATTAAAAGACATCCAAACTCCAGATCCCATAGGCTTTTGGCCGCTCGCATGGGGATGGTGGCTTATCATCGTGTTATCTATTGTTATTTTAGCATTTACAATAAAATGGTTAATCCGCTACATCAGTAACAACAAAGCTAAAAAACAAGCCTTAGCTATGCTTGCAGAAATAAGTAAAGAACCTCACCCACATAAGACGGTTATTGCGATAAACGATATCTTAAAGCGTGTGATGTTGGTTTATTTGTCTCGAGAGCAAGTAGCCAGTTTAAATAGCGCGAGTTGGGCTAACCTACTAAATACACTTGCCAGCGACAAGCATAAGATTACCGCAGACTATGTTGAACTAGCATATCAACCTAAATGTTCGGCACAAAAAGCCGACGCCTATTTAGAGCAGGCTAAAGCTTGGATAAAACATACGCTACCGCTATCTTCCACTCAAAAATTGGCGGCACACAATATCGTTGCTCAACGCATAAATGCACCACAAAGCCTTCATCAAAATATGGCAAAGGAGCAGAGTCATGTTTAG
- a CDS encoding DUF58 domain-containing protein — MMTVNAHLEWMNTNGISGVQCELDELLMYQRYIHLLNTKPSSNVKHHLSGQYLAKTKGRGMEFDEARHYQPGDDVRTIDWRVTARTGKTHTKIFREEKDRPIFILCDLLPTMYFGSELLFKSVQACHLASLIAWKAKKNGDKVGGLVLTKQQLFESKPRARQQALLHWLNQLVQGHQTLSNKKGGSASPSGSADSLKSLPQHFENACKHLRQVAHPGSLIYIISDFQNMSEQALQHLFQLQKHCEVNACAIYDPIEQALPHYAGNNLAITDGNKVKVISSATQIAQYNDNAQKRFFTQKQHLQQFNIKWLPISAGLPLHEQL; from the coding sequence ATGATGACAGTTAACGCGCATTTAGAGTGGATGAATACAAACGGCATTAGCGGGGTTCAATGTGAGTTGGACGAGTTACTAATGTACCAACGTTATATTCATTTGCTGAACACTAAGCCTAGTTCAAATGTAAAGCACCATTTATCAGGACAGTACCTCGCTAAAACAAAAGGTCGAGGCATGGAGTTTGATGAGGCTAGACATTATCAGCCGGGCGATGATGTACGTACGATCGACTGGCGAGTAACGGCACGAACAGGAAAAACCCACACTAAAATCTTCCGTGAAGAAAAAGATCGCCCTATTTTTATTTTGTGTGACCTGTTACCAACCATGTATTTTGGCAGTGAATTACTATTCAAATCCGTACAAGCTTGCCATTTAGCTTCGCTCATAGCATGGAAAGCAAAGAAGAATGGCGATAAAGTTGGTGGTTTAGTCTTAACAAAACAACAGTTGTTCGAATCTAAACCTAGGGCCCGACAACAAGCCCTATTGCATTGGCTAAACCAATTGGTTCAGGGCCATCAAACCCTATCTAATAAAAAAGGGGGATCAGCATCCCCTTCAGGTTCAGCTGACTCGTTAAAGAGTTTACCGCAACACTTTGAAAACGCATGTAAACATTTACGCCAAGTCGCACACCCTGGTAGCTTAATTTATATCATTAGCGACTTTCAGAATATGTCGGAACAGGCTTTACAGCACCTTTTTCAGCTACAAAAGCACTGTGAAGTAAACGCGTGTGCTATTTACGACCCTATCGAACAGGCCTTACCGCATTATGCAGGAAATAACCTAGCTATTACCGACGGTAATAAGGTGAAAGTCATTTCTAGTGCGACACAAATTGCTCAATACAACGATAATGCACAGAAACGCTTTTTTACTCAAAAACAGCATTTACAGCAATTTAATATTAAATGGTTACCGATCAGTGCCGGTCTTCCGTTGCACGAGCAGTTGTAG
- a CDS encoding AAA family ATPase yields MSVSRFEQLKKYLDSQVIGQPQFTKAIIVALLADGHLLVEGPPGLAKTRAINALANGLEGDFHRVQFTPDLLPADLTGTDIYRPETGEFVFEAGPLFHNLVLADEINRAPAKVQSALLEAMAERQVTVGKTTYPLPSLFLVMATQNPLEQEGTYPLPEAQLDRFLMHLEIDYPGAETEIEILRLTRGEALSEKVEPPTPLTQLEIFDARKEVLSIHLAEELEQYLVDLIIATRQPAKYDAELAKWIAFGASPRATISLDKCARANAWIDGRDYVTPDDIQTVFFDCLRHRLLLSYEAEAAGIDANQVLRKILQLVAVP; encoded by the coding sequence ATGTCAGTATCTCGATTTGAACAACTAAAGAAATATCTAGATTCGCAAGTTATCGGTCAACCCCAGTTTACTAAAGCCATTATAGTTGCATTACTGGCAGACGGACATTTATTGGTTGAGGGTCCTCCGGGATTAGCAAAAACTCGAGCTATTAATGCACTCGCCAATGGTCTCGAAGGCGACTTCCATAGAGTTCAATTTACTCCCGATCTATTACCCGCTGATTTAACGGGAACAGATATATACCGACCAGAAACAGGTGAGTTTGTATTTGAAGCTGGGCCACTGTTTCATAATTTAGTGTTGGCTGATGAGATTAATCGTGCTCCAGCTAAAGTTCAGTCAGCGCTACTTGAAGCCATGGCGGAGCGACAAGTCACCGTGGGTAAAACGACTTACCCACTTCCCTCTTTATTTTTGGTCATGGCAACACAAAATCCGTTAGAACAAGAAGGTACTTATCCTCTACCGGAAGCACAACTAGACCGCTTTTTAATGCATTTAGAGATAGATTATCCAGGTGCCGAAACTGAGATCGAAATTCTACGTTTAACCCGCGGCGAGGCATTATCAGAAAAAGTAGAACCTCCTACGCCTCTTACACAACTTGAAATATTTGATGCCAGAAAAGAAGTACTGTCCATTCATCTGGCGGAAGAATTAGAGCAATACTTGGTTGATCTTATTATTGCGACAAGACAACCAGCTAAATACGACGCAGAGCTTGCTAAGTGGATAGCGTTTGGTGCGTCTCCAAGAGCAACCATCAGTTTAGATAAGTGTGCCAGAGCAAACGCTTGGATAGACGGCCGAGATTACGTGACACCTGATGATATCCAAACCGTGTTTTTTGATTGCCTCCGCCACCGCCTACTTTTAAGTTACGAGGCAGAAGCGGCTGGCATTGATGCAAACCAAGTGTTACGAAAAATCCTGCAACTCGTTGCGGTACCTTAA
- the fadI gene encoding acetyl-CoA C-acyltransferase FadI, with the protein MTANKLLTRNGDRIAVVSGLRTPFAKQATAYHGVPALDLGKMVVGEMLQRAELDPKEIQQLVYGQVVQMPEAPNIAREIVLGTGMDVNTDAYSVSRACATSFQSTVNIAESMMAGSIDVGVAGGADSSSVLPIGVTKKLARALVDLNKARTLGQRWNILKKLRLADLAPQPPAVAEYSTGLSMGQTAEQMAKTHNISREDQDALAHRSHSLATKAWESGIFKDEVMAAHPEPFSQFIEMDNTIRTNSTADGYSKLRPVFDRKHGSVTAANSTALTDGASAILMMTESKAKALGYEPLGYIRSFGFAAIDVWEDMLMGPSYATPIALERAGMKLSDLDLIEMHEAFAAQTLANMKMFASKKFAQDKLGRGEAIGDIDMTKFNVNGGSLAYGHPFAATGTRLITQTINELRRRGGGVGLTTACAAGGLGASMIVEVDG; encoded by the coding sequence ATGACAGCAAACAAACTACTAACTAGAAATGGCGATCGCATTGCGGTTGTTTCGGGCCTTAGAACGCCTTTTGCAAAACAAGCTACAGCTTACCACGGTGTGCCAGCATTAGACCTAGGTAAAATGGTTGTTGGCGAAATGTTACAACGTGCAGAATTAGACCCTAAAGAAATTCAGCAGCTTGTTTACGGACAAGTTGTGCAAATGCCAGAAGCGCCAAACATTGCTCGTGAAATCGTGTTAGGTACAGGAATGGACGTCAATACCGATGCTTACTCTGTGTCACGTGCGTGTGCAACGAGTTTCCAATCTACAGTGAATATTGCTGAGTCTATGATGGCTGGCTCTATTGATGTTGGTGTTGCGGGTGGTGCTGACTCTTCTTCTGTTTTACCAATTGGCGTGACTAAAAAATTGGCGCGCGCTTTAGTTGACTTAAATAAGGCTCGTACTCTTGGTCAACGCTGGAACATTCTTAAAAAATTACGTTTAGCTGACCTTGCTCCGCAACCACCTGCAGTAGCAGAGTATTCAACTGGCTTGAGCATGGGCCAAACGGCTGAGCAAATGGCTAAAACACATAACATTAGCCGTGAAGATCAAGATGCATTGGCACACCGTTCACACTCTTTGGCGACTAAAGCTTGGGAAAGTGGCATTTTTAAAGATGAAGTAATGGCCGCACACCCAGAGCCATTCAGCCAATTCATTGAAATGGATAATACTATCCGTACTAATTCTACAGCTGACGGTTATTCAAAGTTACGTCCAGTATTTGACCGTAAACACGGTTCAGTAACAGCGGCAAACTCAACAGCATTAACAGACGGTGCCTCTGCTATCTTAATGATGACAGAAAGCAAAGCAAAAGCGTTAGGTTACGAGCCTCTAGGTTACATACGTAGCTTCGGTTTTGCGGCAATTGACGTTTGGGAAGACATGTTAATGGGTCCTTCTTACGCAACACCAATTGCACTAGAACGCGCTGGTATGAAGTTATCAGATTTAGACTTAATTGAAATGCACGAAGCATTTGCAGCTCAAACACTAGCGAACATGAAAATGTTTGCCAGCAAGAAGTTTGCACAAGACAAGCTTGGTCGTGGTGAAGCAATTGGCGACATCGATATGACTAAATTTAACGTTAATGGTGGTTCACTAGCATACGGTCACCCATTTGCTGCTACTGGTACTCGTTTAATCACACAAACTATCAATGAGCTGCGTCGTCGTGGCGGTGGTGTTGGTCTAACTACAGCATGTGCTGCTGGTGGTTTAGGTGCATCAATGATTGTTGAAGTAGACGGTTAA
- the fadJ gene encoding fatty acid oxidation complex subunit alpha FadJ, with protein sequence MTTESNNTSAFTLSTLENGIGVITIDVPNESMNVLKAEFAEQINAVFAEVESNTHVSGLIITSGKSNSFVAGADVSMLDACESAEEVRAIAKIGQDLFDKIENMKMPVVAAIHGPALGGGLELAMACHARVVSDDNKTVLGLPEVQLGLLPGSGGTQRLPKLVGLQKALDMMLTGKQLRAKQAVKAGLAEDIVPQSILMDTAAEMVDAMRHGKKVRKTKKKSAMNRFLENTSAGQKIVFDQATKQVMRQTKGNYPAPLRIIECIRTGVSKGTKKGLEIEAQRFSELCMTPESKALRGLFFATTEMKKENGVAGVEPKKVKKAGILGGGLMGGGIAFVTVTKAGVPARIKDIAQEGIRNAFKYSYDILNKKVKRRFMRKSEMQKQLAMLSAGTDFVGFKDADIIVEAVFEDLSLKQRMVADIEENCNENTIFASNTSSLPIKNIAEKAARPENVIGLHYFSPVDKMPLVEVIATEKTSDETISTTVEFARRQGKTPIVVKDEAGFFVNRILGLYMNEAANVVMEGEPVEKIDKALVKFGFPVGPMTLLDEVGIDVGSKVAGILYDAFGERFALPTAMDKLTKDERKGKKNQKGFYVYGKAAKPTLMDKLTFKKKGKQVDESVYRVLGVSPKSTMSEEAIAERCVVQLLNEAARCLDDGIVRNPRDGDIGMIFGTGYPPFQGGPFRYMDSMGIATLVEKLEGYEAKYGNRFAPCDLLKNMAKENKTFY encoded by the coding sequence ATGACGACAGAATCAAATAACACGTCTGCATTTACATTATCAACGCTAGAAAATGGCATTGGTGTGATCACAATTGACGTTCCAAATGAGTCAATGAATGTATTAAAAGCAGAATTCGCTGAACAGATTAATGCGGTTTTTGCTGAAGTAGAAAGTAATACGCACGTTTCGGGCCTAATCATTACTTCTGGCAAGTCAAACTCGTTTGTTGCCGGCGCTGACGTATCTATGTTGGATGCTTGCGAAAGTGCTGAAGAAGTAAGAGCGATTGCAAAAATTGGTCAAGACCTTTTTGATAAAATTGAAAACATGAAAATGCCTGTAGTTGCTGCAATTCATGGCCCTGCGTTAGGCGGTGGTTTGGAATTAGCAATGGCGTGTCATGCGCGTGTAGTATCAGATGACAACAAAACAGTACTTGGTTTACCAGAAGTACAGCTTGGTCTTTTGCCTGGTTCAGGTGGAACACAACGTTTGCCTAAATTAGTTGGTTTGCAAAAAGCCTTAGACATGATGTTAACTGGTAAGCAGTTACGAGCAAAACAAGCGGTAAAAGCCGGATTAGCTGAAGATATCGTTCCTCAAAGTATTTTGATGGACACTGCTGCTGAAATGGTTGACGCGATGCGTCACGGTAAAAAAGTTCGTAAAACTAAGAAAAAGTCAGCAATGAATCGTTTCTTAGAAAACACATCAGCCGGACAAAAAATTGTTTTTGACCAAGCGACAAAACAAGTTATGCGTCAAACTAAGGGAAATTACCCAGCGCCACTTCGCATTATCGAGTGTATTCGCACAGGCGTATCGAAAGGCACTAAAAAAGGCTTGGAAATTGAGGCTCAGCGTTTCTCTGAGCTTTGCATGACGCCAGAGTCTAAAGCATTACGTGGTCTTTTCTTTGCAACGACAGAGATGAAAAAAGAAAACGGTGTGGCTGGTGTTGAACCGAAAAAGGTTAAAAAAGCAGGTATATTAGGTGGTGGCTTAATGGGCGGAGGTATTGCCTTTGTTACTGTCACAAAAGCTGGCGTTCCTGCGCGTATCAAAGATATTGCACAAGAGGGTATTCGTAACGCATTTAAATACAGCTACGATATTTTAAACAAAAAAGTTAAGCGTCGCTTTATGCGCAAATCGGAAATGCAAAAGCAGTTAGCAATGTTAAGTGCAGGCACTGACTTTGTCGGTTTTAAAGATGCTGACATTATTGTAGAAGCGGTATTTGAAGACCTTAGCTTGAAGCAACGCATGGTTGCAGATATCGAGGAAAATTGTAACGAAAATACAATTTTTGCTTCGAACACATCTTCGCTACCAATTAAAAATATCGCTGAAAAAGCGGCTCGCCCTGAGAATGTGATTGGTCTGCATTACTTCTCTCCGGTAGATAAAATGCCACTAGTTGAAGTTATTGCGACTGAAAAAACATCGGACGAGACGATTTCTACAACGGTAGAATTTGCGCGTCGTCAAGGTAAAACGCCTATTGTTGTTAAAGACGAAGCTGGATTCTTTGTTAACCGCATTTTAGGTCTTTACATGAATGAAGCTGCGAACGTTGTAATGGAAGGCGAACCAGTAGAGAAGATTGATAAAGCCTTAGTTAAATTTGGTTTTCCTGTTGGCCCAATGACGCTACTAGACGAAGTTGGTATTGATGTTGGTTCTAAAGTTGCTGGTATCTTATACGACGCATTCGGTGAGCGTTTTGCACTGCCAACAGCAATGGACAAGTTAACAAAAGATGAGCGTAAAGGTAAGAAGAACCAAAAAGGTTTCTACGTATATGGTAAAGCGGCTAAACCTACTCTTATGGACAAGCTAACCTTTAAGAAAAAAGGCAAGCAAGTTGATGAGTCTGTTTATCGTGTCCTAGGCGTTTCGCCAAAGAGCACAATGAGCGAGGAAGCCATTGCTGAGCGTTGTGTAGTTCAACTATTAAATGAAGCGGCTCGTTGTCTAGATGATGGTATTGTACGTAATCCTCGCGATGGGGATATTGGTATGATCTTCGGTACTGGTTACCCTCCATTCCAAGGTGGTCCTTTCCGTTATATGGACAGCATGGGGATTGCTACACTAGTTGAAAAACTGGAAGGTTATGAAGCTAAATATGGCAACCGTTTTGCACCATGTGACTTATTGAAGAACATGGCAAAAGAAAACAAAACGTTTTATTAA
- a CDS encoding Fur family transcriptional regulator, whose amino-acid sequence MEQQIQSIIDKAKVNCAEEGVKLTTKRENILISIIKAGEAVSAYELADIYRDEFKQTIPAMSVYRILDFLVELSLVHKLTSANKYIACSHISCSHNHEIPQFLICEECQSVTEIGVINNVIDELRASVEKTGFKLTTQQLELQGICSDCNSK is encoded by the coding sequence GTGGAACAACAAATTCAATCAATTATCGATAAAGCAAAAGTAAATTGCGCAGAAGAAGGCGTAAAGCTGACCACCAAACGAGAGAATATTTTAATCTCTATTATTAAAGCTGGTGAGGCCGTATCAGCTTATGAATTAGCTGACATTTACCGAGACGAATTTAAGCAAACTATTCCTGCTATGTCTGTTTATCGAATTTTAGACTTTTTGGTTGAGCTGTCTTTAGTTCACAAGCTGACATCTGCAAACAAATATATTGCATGTTCACATATCTCTTGCTCACACAACCATGAAATACCACAATTTTTAATTTGTGAAGAGTGTCAATCAGTGACAGAAATTGGCGTGATCAATAATGTTATTGATGAACTTAGGGCTAGTGTCGAAAAGACGGGATTTAAGTTAACGACACAGCAATTAGAGTTACAAGGAATATGCTCAGATTGTAACTCAAAATAA
- a CDS encoding ketopantoate reductase family protein codes for MIEFPIHIVGSGAVGSLITAKAIQQNIDAIQIVRHSSLTNSVVVLDNESIALTNKTLISHVSQIEFLVLPVKAFDVEPVLTSIRPLLKHGAQVVITHNGLGTLETSKRLIGDIADIYFCTTSTGAYTDGNSVFLAGKGLSQWSTISLCPHKTEARAFVTQIVNALFYHASYVENLNVVLWSKLAVNSVINPITAIENIINGDVLKPQYDELIDKILLELIMVANKNGIALSFQSLKESVVNVATNTKNNSSSMRQDVLAKRKTEIDFINGYIVELAKQYDIDVPANHSIVEKVKELVLL; via the coding sequence ATGATTGAGTTTCCTATTCACATTGTCGGTAGTGGCGCTGTTGGCAGCTTAATTACCGCAAAAGCTATACAGCAAAACATAGATGCTATTCAAATTGTAAGGCACTCATCTCTTACCAACAGCGTCGTTGTTTTAGATAATGAAAGCATAGCGTTGACGAATAAAACGCTAATAAGTCATGTTTCACAAATTGAGTTCTTAGTTTTACCAGTAAAGGCGTTTGACGTAGAGCCTGTTTTGACCAGCATAAGACCGCTATTAAAACACGGTGCACAAGTAGTTATCACCCACAATGGGCTTGGTACATTAGAGACAAGTAAACGTTTAATCGGCGATATAGCGGATATTTATTTTTGTACAACGAGTACAGGCGCTTATACCGATGGTAATTCGGTTTTCCTAGCTGGAAAAGGTCTGTCACAATGGAGTACGATTTCTCTTTGTCCACATAAGACAGAAGCGAGAGCATTCGTAACTCAGATTGTTAATGCTCTTTTTTATCATGCGTCTTACGTTGAAAATTTAAATGTAGTGCTGTGGAGCAAACTCGCGGTTAATTCAGTCATAAACCCAATCACAGCTATCGAAAACATTATTAATGGCGATGTATTAAAACCGCAATACGACGAACTTATCGATAAAATTTTGCTTGAACTGATCATGGTTGCAAATAAAAATGGAATTGCCTTGTCTTTTCAATCGCTAAAAGAAAGTGTTGTTAATGTCGCGACTAATACAAAAAACAACTCCTCATCCATGAGACAGGACGTGTTAGCAAAAAGAAAAACTGAAATAGACTTCATAAATGGTTACATCGTAGAGCTTGCTAAACAATATGACATTGATGTTCCTGCCAATCACTCGATAGTAGAAAAAGTAAAAGAGTTGGTTTTACTTTAG
- a CDS encoding VanZ family protein, producing the protein MKSIELPFKIFFFLFLFISTYYFLIPLDNVGPGIPHFDKVAHFGVFFVLSGLLTLGFKPSNKTVYILAFCYGLAVELTQGLLAYRSASIPDLIADMLGVIAFVYLQPKIQQIFTMRNDD; encoded by the coding sequence ATGAAAAGTATTGAACTTCCTTTTAAAATATTCTTTTTCTTATTTTTATTTATTTCAACGTATTACTTTCTTATACCATTAGACAATGTTGGCCCAGGTATCCCACATTTTGATAAGGTCGCTCATTTTGGCGTTTTTTTTGTCCTTTCTGGCTTACTTACCCTTGGCTTTAAACCATCTAATAAAACAGTTTACATACTTGCGTTTTGTTACGGTCTTGCGGTGGAGTTAACTCAAGGGTTGTTAGCTTATAGAAGCGCATCAATTCCAGACTTAATTGCCGATATGTTAGGTGTTATTGCATTTGTATATTTGCAGCCAAAAATACAACAAATTTTCACAATGCGAAATGATGATTGA